From Misgurnus anguillicaudatus unplaced genomic scaffold, ASM2758022v2 HiC_scaffold_31, whole genome shotgun sequence:
accggggattttgctgtgtatatgtcttttgttaagtgttaaggtatcctttattaaataaaatgtctaatgtatatgtataaattTATAAGGAAAATGCTATTTTAAAATGCAATCTTGCTTGCCTATTTTACCTGCTTGTAatttggcattaaaatgtttatCTGAACATAGCAATACTGAACcataccaaaaaaaaaaaaaaaaaaacaagatacAAACTAAACAGTGCTCAATTTTTACTCCTAATAAACACATGGTGCCTTTATAAATATCTAATGATAGATTTTAATACACATGTAAATCAGATTCATTGCTGAAAAGTAAATTAACAAATCATAATTTTACCTTAGTCTTTGTGTTTCGTTTGTAGAATGTTGGATCAGCGTAAGTGATTTCATCTTCACAGGTTTGATCTGTATCAATAATGACAGattacaaataaaacaataaagctCTTATTCTCCATTTGAAGTCTTTACAAACATTTAACTGATCAAAGATGTCAAAAAGTTTTAGCTGCAAGGCCGTCACTTGAAATCACTGAGCAACTATTTTATGAGACAATAACACTATTCAGTTGTAGTTGATATTTACCCTgttgttgtgtgtttttgtgtttccTGTAGATCCAGAAGATCAAAACTGAAGCTACAATCATCAGACATCCAACAACAGCACAACAGATGACAACCATATGAACTGACTGCAGTCTTCCTGATGGagtataaacaacaacaacaacaacaacacatctGTAAGAGTTCAGttcaattattttaaagatgaAAACTCTCTCACCTTCATCATGATGGAATTCATGTTGGTTCAGAAAGTCTAAACAATCattaaaacagacacaaataAATTTTGATTCACACTATATGTAGGTGTATATGTACTATATGTTTTAGATTTATGCTTTTTGATGCACAAATTATTTTGTGGTTATATTGGATGTCAAGTGTTACACAACATGAAGACATTGTTTATACCTGATGTATTTTGTGTTGACTCAGTGATACTGACAGTAGGAGaaacttaaaatataaagaaaatcaCAGAAAGTGAATAAATCAACTGTTTAATataagttcaattcaattcaattcaattttttttcaattcaattttatttatatagcgcttttcacaatactcaattgtttcaaagcagctttacattaataaaagcagtaaaagcacagaaaaacgacagatagcataacataatacacaatagcataagcagtcaaatttgctgcggctatgacgcgacattatgagcgagcatattactaatgtaacgtctagaagaagaagctaagttaagcccaagcaggctacctccccggggtaaaaaaccccctaggagaaaaaaaacaaaaaccccgggttgtttagtcgaggaaataaaaataaaagtcctaggagggaaaaaccctttgAAATTTAATTGTTTAATATAAGTGTTGTTATGTTTGTCAGTGTAAGATGTGAGAGTTTATTATGATCGTGAAGAACAATGAATTAATTtgtagtaaaatattattattgtagtttagtatttcatttaaaaactcaATACAAACAGCACAGGTCTATTTTCAGTAATACTGTACTCACCATTaacagtaacattaaaaaatcttttgacTTGCGGATTATTTCCAATAAGAATATTTAGTTGATAAAGTCCAGAGTCTTCAGttctgatgtttgtgatggtgagatctccagtctgattgtTTATCTTCACTCTGCCTCTGAATATTTGAGTCTCATTAATATCTTTATATGTAAGATTGATGTCTGATTTCTCAATTCTGGTTATGCTGATGTTTCCAAACCACCACTCGATCTCATCACCTCtctttatttcagtaatattagTGTTTAGAGTAACAGAAtgtccctccatcactgacactgacttcacatcatcaccaaacacacctgaacacacaaacacagtgtTCAGAGAATGATTAAAGTTCAttgttacataaaataacaaagtttaaatatatatatatatatatatatatatatatatatatatatattttcttttttcttttttaacttttaaaaacaatgtaATCTGAACATTGAGGGACACAGTTAGTCAGGGTGTTTAAAATGagatggtaacactttacagtcgACTTGTTTTTATAACTTAACAGAAGACAAAACTTAAAACAGTAGGTGATTATTATCTACATGATTATTATTTGTTCTCTCTGTAGTAAAAGGTTGCTGAtttacaatattattatttttatgttttgagATGAATATTTTACATGAAATATAGCagttaatgttgatttaaataAGTAAAGAAAGAAAGTGAACTTACCAACCAGAGTccacaaacacaacacaagaGATGTGTAAAACATTTTATGGAAAATGTTAAATTATCAATCCACACGAGAATATACTAGACGTGACTTTAAAAAACGTAATGTTGAAACTTGTGTTGTGTCTCTCGACTAACGTTGACTGGAGTTGGAGAGGCGGGTTTCAAACGGGTTGTCACATccaccacaaaaaaacatgcagTGAAGAGACACAATCTACTGTATATGAcagctttaaataaatgtaaaacataaaGGAATGAGCAAACATTCAGGAGTGTGACACAAACATATAAACCTAAACAATAACTGATAACTAAACGAAACAAACGTTAACAAGACACAACTGGACAAAGACACAACAGGAAGTGCCatcaaaatacaaaatgaaaGACAAAACCACAAACCATATACACAATGATTGGGCAATGAGACTGAAACACTGACAAAAGAGgcaaataaaatgtgtgtttgacttcatgcaggcAACACATACATTATAGTGCTGATGATGGTAAATTTTGTTGGTGTGAATCTCACAGACACATGTGTGACCAGGACAGCATAAAGAATGAACCACAGCCAAAAAAAGTATCAACATGAGATGAAGCTTTCTGAAATAGATATCCAGGTACTAaccaaaataacataaaaccacAGCTTCATAAATCACTTCAGAATTAAATGTGCACCACTCGCATACTCTCATTTTTTCACATAAATATAGGGTAACATGCCATTAATGTAAAACAAATATTACACATTATCTACATAATGTACTGTTGACACATTACAAAATGATGTTTATATGAAGagtgaacacaaacacagatgTTTAATAAAGGTGAATGAGATGAAGGAAGGATCATACATGTTTATCTATATCACATGACTCTCATCTAAGAGCTGTAAATGTGGCCCTGTCCCATATAGCACCCTAAAGATGAAGATCTGAGGGTAACCTTAGCTGAAGAACTGAGATGACTGAACCTCTCatctttattttagtttatagGTTTGTGTGATCAGTTTCAGTTTCAGCTTCTTAAAGTTGCATCTCATATCATATTTACAATGCAAGAGCAAAACCTTTAGGTCTACCACACCTCTTTTGACCAACAACAGTTCCAAATATAACAGCCctaaaaatcacacacacacacacacacacacacacacacacacacacacacacacacacacacacacacacacacacacacacacacacacacacacacacacacacacactcaacaacaataataaacacaataataaattaTGATAAACACAATAGTAACACAGTATAAAACACAATACATTACAttaccatataaataataaaaagtacAGTCTATTTATCATTAAGAAACCTAATAGCTTGATGAAAGAATGAGTCTCTAAGGGTTCAGTCACACCAAAAAcgctttacagttttttttattcgctttggtactattttcacaagtaaggtgtacattttcaaaactcttagtacAAAAATCCAAACTGATCACACTTGTAACGCAGCTAGTCATTGTTTCAAAACCTGATGTAATGCTTTCAGTAAGTTGCACATGTGTTCAGTCCACATAGTCATTGTTTCAAATACAAGATTATTGTAATATGTAATGAGAACATTTGGTTTAATCACCGAAACACAATGGTATGATCTTCTTTCAGTTTAGTACTTTTAACAATCAGTTCATCCAACAGCAAACAATGCAAGATATATGTTTCAAATCAGCCTGTTTCAAAAGTGCTGAAATTAATATGCTACAGtactaaaaaatacatattacacAGTTTCACATTAGGCAATACACTTACATTACTTATATAATCTATAATTTCCAAAATATCCATCCTATGTGTTATCAAGTGAAGGATCAATGAAGACATCCTTTACGTACAATCATTTGAGCAAATTacagtagtttttatttttcagatataATTGTACAACATAGCTATACTTTCTGTAATGTAACTGAATGagaacataacatttagtgcacGCATAACATTACTGTAATTTGTATCAAGCCTGTCTTGAGCATTTGGCCGTAGATTTTTGTCCACCTCTTTGACCTCTCTGTGGGTGCCCATGCCCACCTCCCTGACGGATCCCTTGTCCACAAGATCTTCTTGCTGTCTGTCCTGCTCCATGTTGAAAGAAATTGCCAGTGTTTACACCCCCACTTTTACAGTATATCTACTGTAATGACCAACTCTGGTTACCACTATGTAAAATCAATTAGCAATAAAGAGTATTTTATCATGTGTGGATACACATAATTTATATGTttgtacaaacacacattttatttctgtagttCTGAAaatccatatactgtatattgccTAAATGAAAATGCATACGTTTACCAAATGGTTCAGTGATTAACCATTAAGATCAGTTGGATTTAGTGCTGGTCAAATGTATTTACGCAAATGAGATGAGAAGCATATCAAAAGTATTGTGAGCATTGTATTGTGAAAGACAATTACTTCAAATGAAATGTATTTCTTTGATGACACAATGATTAAGTGTGGTGAAAAAGTGAGTGTATCATTTTGTGTGTCGTACTAAGTCAATTGAAAATGTGATTACATGTTTGAAAAAACTGACTTTTTGATGATCTGCTGTGAGTTTTGTACTAACAGTTGTGAAGTTTTACCACATACTTGTGAAAATAGTACCAaagcgaataaaaaaaactgtaaacgcttgcaaacgcaaggtgcgacgcactgccttttttaaaaaaagagcagtgcgacgtggcttttcatattgctaagcaaccaccgagtcagctgtcttgtcaatcaaatattgaagcgtgagcgctcttttgctgttaactgtcatattagcagaaactttaaaaagagggcgcttgctctgaccttgtttgagggtgagaggtacacaaacacgcaggagagagtgagcgagtggtgtccggttcttcaaagcaactgtaaacttccctcaccacaacgtaaggcccgcctctcccctcattcgattggacgaTGGAAAGctgcgaatgacgtcgggcgcttttccgctctcagcgctccttcaaaaacgcgtgcgcggcaggcggcaaaaaaccgcaaggcgctcggcgcgcataaacagcccgcaaacgcgccctgcccatagaatatcattcaaaaaaggcgcctgcaactgccataaacgcttttggtgtgactggccccttagtcTGCAAGTTTTTGCTCGCAGACTACAGTATCGCTTGCTCGAGGGTAGCAGCTGGAAGAGGTTACTATTAGGGTGGCTAGGGTCCTTGACAATCCTTCGGGCCTTTTTCTTACACCTCTCTTGATACAGGTCTGCTATAGATACAAGCTCACACTCTGAGAAGTTTTAACCACTTTTTGTAGTGCTCTGTGGCTGTTTGCCATACCAAGAAGTAATGGCCTGTCTAGAGGGAATTATTGTATTGAATGCAGAGCTACAGTATAATccatcagttttttttaatcccCACAGCTCTTGTTGTCTTGTTTATCACAGAATATTTTTATCTGAAGTCTTGCAGGTTTTCTCAgtataggggagagcaggggcgaaagtacaatttttcagaaaaacttaattttaaaagctgtcgtcagtaactcacaagtgCAGTCTATCACTACCAGgtttaattttgaacaaatctaaaatgacttcagtataatttaactttgaacTTAAGTAGGGCaatgttacttttgaccctaaCAGAtgggatgaaagtaacacaacagaacaagttttttgtgttacacttgtttttattaaatatacttgactatgaccttgttaatatgtatGCAAACATATTTCATCGTttatatttgcaaaaaaaatagtgaagttacattttcattttaaatttctgttttatcaaatgtttaataagcaaccaacagtacaaacttaaattgttgagaataaaacattttttaaacagtttgAACATGAAATGAAACAATTAAATGCATGaacatgaaattaaatcaaattaaaataatataagtttttaacataatgcaacagtattagcagcgggacaaaagtaacaagtgttagggtgttttcacatatatagttctttaaaagtaattttaaaagaaccaaacccagttgacttaaaggaacacgcccagattttgggaattaagcttattcaccgtatcccccagagttagataagtccataccagtggggaaccttcagggccttctacgccttcagagaaggcctaaaaaaattaataaaaatattttttataataatactaataaataataaagtattcaataaaaatatgtttttacatgtttaaatttatatttaatttaatttaatacatgtaatatattttctctcatctatgttctaacgttaagcttactgtcaggttcatatccaatcagaatcgtctgtctctattaaggcccggtaaactggctcattcattggttaggacttcaagaatcccaaggaaggccaagctatgtgttttggtgtggagagtgacgggcaaatcgaccaatcacgctttgatttcaagtgggcgggtaaaaaacaaagcattgtaagccttcatgaagtcctaatcatgcaacaagctggatgcgagctgccgtaaaacaccaaagaagaagaagttcTAATCATAGACGGTCTAATGGCCCGAATCTCTGCGGTGAGagtggttgaggtaaatggcagaaaacgtgattgacgttgtggctagtttgatagggctgaggtaaaaacgaaattacttaagcgggtactcgtgaagagcacagccgagagatgcgcgtgcagctgcgctgcgcatatcagacgtgaacacgagaaaaataatgggtttaataatatactttcacttcctgacagttttacttgaggatagtaatgactgcaggcgacgccgaattacata
This genomic window contains:
- the LOC129452695 gene encoding uncharacterized protein isoform X1, whose amino-acid sequence is MFYTSLVLCLWTLVGVFGDDVKSVSVMEGHSVTLNTNITEIKRGDEIEWWFGNISITRIEKSDINLTYKDINETQIFRGRVKINNQTGDLTITNIRTEDSGLYQLNILIGNNPQVKRFFNVTVNVSPTVSITESTQNTSDFLNQHEFHHDEGERVFIFKIIELNSYRCVVVVVVVYTPSGRLQSVHMVVICCAVVGCLMIVASVLIFWIYRKHKNTQQQDQTCEDEITYADPTFYKRNTKTKRVEEDDVVYAGVVTRR
- the LOC129452695 gene encoding uncharacterized protein isoform X2; this translates as MFYTSLVLCLWTLVGVFGDDVKSVSVMEGHSVTLNTNITEIKRGDEIEWWFGNISITRIEKSDINLTYKDINETQIFRGRVKINNQTGDLTITNIRTEDSGLYQLNILIGNNPQVKRFFNVTVNVSPTVSITESTQNTSDFLNQHEFHHDEGRLQSVHMVVICCAVVGCLMIVASVLIFWIYRKHKNTQQQDQTCEDEITYADPTFYKRNTKTKRVEEDDVVYAGVVTRR